Proteins encoded in a region of the Panthera tigris isolate Pti1 chromosome B2, P.tigris_Pti1_mat1.1, whole genome shotgun sequence genome:
- the CGAS gene encoding cyclic GMP-AMP synthase, with product MDHRGGKATRTASKAATATSKISAQGVKGLREEPSESPSAPGATRPNSRKCGAVGAAGSLQRRSIPGSPERPQVRARGARAKKALLDAEDAVEGQAVSAAKLEPPAAGPPLSRVSSRRRGSARAAGEQRPPPEPTEVPSPGPLVSASGAAPGGWNPRAVLDKLRLRRQEISLAAETVNKVVDHLLRGLKSCDSEFKDVGLLRTGSYYEHVKISAPNEFDIMFKLEVSRIQLEEYRNSGAYYFVKFKRNPKGNPLSPFLEGEILSASKMLLKFRKIIKKEIENIEDVVVQRKKRGSPAVTLLIRKPKEISVDITLALELNTSWPASTKNGLPVKDWLGTKVRSSLRQQPFYLVPKHAKEGNGFQEETWRLSFSHIEKDILKNHGQSKTCCEINGMKCCRKDCLKLMKYLLEQLKIKFENRKELDKFSSYHVKTAFFHVCTQESQDSHWHTRDLELCFDNCVAYFLQCLKIEHLEHYFIPGFNLFSRDQIDKISKEFLSKEIEYERNNGFPVFHKL from the exons ATGGATCACCGGGGCGGAAAGGCCACGAGGACAGCTTCAAAGGCCGCGACCGCTACCTCCAAGATTTCGGCTCAGGGAGTGAAGGGTCTCCGGGAGGAACCTAGCGAATCTCCGTCCGCCCCTGGGGCTACCCGACCCAACTCACGGAAGTGCGGCGCCGTCGGGGCAGCGGGATCCCTGCAGAGGAGGAGCATCCCCGGCTCCCCGGAGAGACCCCAGGTACGCGCGCGGGGTGCCCGCGCCAAAAAGGCGCTTCTGGACGCTGAGGACGCGGTGGAGGGGCAGGCGGTTTCGGCGGCGAAGCTGGAGCCTCCGGCGGCGGGGCCGCCCCTTTCCAGGGTTAGTTCTCGCCGCAGGGGCAGCGCGCGCGCCGCTGGGGAGCAGAGACCCCCGCCAGAGCCCACGGAGGTTCCCAGCCCTGGCCCGCTAGTTTCAGCTTCGGGGGCGGCGCCCGGCGGCTGGAATCCCCGGGCGGTGCTAGACAAATTGAGGCTGAGGCGCCAGGAAATCTCATTGGCGGCTGAGACTGTGAACAAGGTTGTGGACCACCTGCTGCGGGGCTTGAAGAGCTGTGATTCCGAATTCAAAGACGTCGGGCTGCTGCGCACCGGAAGCTACTACGAGCATGTGAAG ATTTCTGCTCCTAATGAATTTGATATTATGTTCAAACTGGAGGTCTCCAGAATTCAGCTAGAAGAGTATCGCAACAGTGGTGCATATTACTTTGTGAAGTTCAAAAGAAATCCTAAAGGAAATCCTCTGAGTCCGTTTTTAGAAGGGGAAATATTATCAGCTTCTAAGATGCTGTTGAAGTTTAGGaaaatcattaagaaagaaattgaaaacattgAAG ATGTCGTtgtccagaggaagaagagagggagtcCTGCTGTAACACTTCTTATTAGAAAACCTAAAGAAATATCTGTGGATATAACCCTGGCTTTGGAGTTAAACACCAGCTGGCCTGCTAGCACCAAGAATGGCCTGCCCGTCAAGGACTGGCTTGGAACAAAAGTTAGAAGCAGTCTAAGACAGCAGCCATTTTACCTGGTCCCCAAGCatgcaaaggaaggaaatggttTTCAAG aaGAAACGTGGCGGCTATCTTTCTCTCACATTGAAAAggacattttgaaaaatcacGGACAATCTAAAACATGCTGTGAAATTAATGGGATGAAGTGTTGCAG GAAAGATTGTCTAAAACTAATGAAATATCTTTTAgaacaattgaaaataaagtttgaaaaccgAAAGGAACTGGATAAGTTCTCCTCTTACCATGTGAAAACTGCCTTCTTTCATGTATGTACCCAGGAGTCACAAGACAGTCACTGGCACACTAGAGACCTGGAGCTCTGTTTTGATAACTGTGTGGCATACTTTCTTCAGTGCCTCAAGATAGAACATCTTGAGCATTATTTTATTCCT